A section of the Castanea sativa cultivar Marrone di Chiusa Pesio chromosome 12, ASM4071231v1 genome encodes:
- the LOC142618944 gene encoding uncharacterized protein LOC142618944, whose product MNTKTMRLPPRRVLTPNATTTTTSSATTNNNNNNKRKEREKEKEGFNATTITKLPKTATARAGGIGLAELVFSSNQILAGYLAHEFLTRGTLFGQQWDPTTANQNEAVSKKGEDEKPSGEAEGQVEEKEGDDHQQLQHEKERYVELANLLKTGGAHLPGIVNPTQLTHFLHKKM is encoded by the coding sequence ATGAATACCAAAACGATGCGCCTTCCACCTCGGCGAGTATTGACGCCCAATGCTACGACTACAACCACATCCTCAGCcacaacaaacaacaacaacaacaacaagcgcaaagagagagaaaaagaaaaagagggttTCAATGCTACCacaattaccaaattacccaaGACAGCTACAGCTCGAGCTGGTGGGATAGGCTTAGCCGAGCTGGTATTTTCGTCCAATCAAATATTAGCGGGTTACTTAGCCCACGAGTTTCTCACTAGAGGCACCCTCTTTGGTCAACAGTGGGATCCAACTACAGCCAACCAAAACGAGGCCGTTTCAAAGAAAGGTGAGGATGAGAAGCCAAGTGGTGAAGCTGAAGGACAggtggaagaaaaagaaggtgatGATCATCAACAACTACAACACGAAAAAGAAAGGTACGTGGAATTAGCAAATTTGCTCAAAACTGGTGGGGCCCACTTGCCTGGCATCGTAAACCCCACCCAGCTCACCCACTTCTTACACAAGAAGATGTGA
- the LOC142620612 gene encoding uncharacterized protein LOC142620612 has translation MTVWYTRDLKLRHEVVELSDGSSSIIRFTIHPNSTHLERWIKGSHIDSQNETQIVEGSKVVEVDEDQFMSNLETYSTAISNMIPSSLRIDSWARQCLVKKIIIEARLDLLHYSLYNAYNGSVGNRLWMTSVEIHMSTIYELEKEHAMVQSIVDLEEGRVIDFVEGGDHGYCESSCCCAICLEEISAETHVACMPCFHVFHNYCIVQWLSMSHHCPICRFEMPTVTN, from the coding sequence ATGACTGTGTGGTACACTCGAGACCTAAAGTTAAGGCATGAAGTGGTCGAGCTTAGTGATGGGTCTTCATCCATTATTCGCTTTACCATTCATCCAAACTCCACACACCTTGAAAGGTGGATCAAAGGTTCACACATTGATTCACAGAATGAAACTCAAATTGTCGAAGGATCGAAAGTAGTAGAGGTTGATGAGGACCAATTCATGTCTAACTTAGAGACATATTCTACAGCAATCTCCAACATGATACCTTCTTCACTAAGAATCGACTCCTGGGCTCGACAATGTCTTGTCAAGAAAATAATTATAGAAGCTCGTTTGGATTTATTGcattattcattatataatgCATATAATGGGTCAGTTGGTAATAGGTTGTGGATGACTAGTGTGGAGATACATATGAGCACTATTTATGAGTTGGAAAAAGAACATGCAATGGTGCAATCAATAGTGGATTTGGAGGAAGGGAGAGTAATCGATTTTGTTGAAGGAGGAGATCATGGTTACTGTGAGAGTTCTTGTTGTTGTGCCATTTGTTTAGAGGAGATTTCTGCAGAGACACACGTTGCTTGCATGCCTTGCTTCCATGTCTTTCACAATTACTGCATTGTTCAATGGTTGAGCATGAGTCACCACTGCCCGATATGCCGTTTTGAGATGCCGACTGTTACCAATTGA
- the LOC142619938 gene encoding protein NPGR2 isoform X1, giving the protein MRSKHRIGKRRKVEIRRKFGKIMKCLCSGEQFGAVDEMVPSSDSLAIKDRSDSACSSKASEVGKKLDTGNIEEAESSLRESGCLNYEEARALLGRYEYQKGNIEAALHVFEGIDIAAVTPKIKITLAKREHRKRRSQNFAPPPMSIHAVSLLLEAIFLKAKSLQDLGRFKEAAQSCQVILDIVESSLPEGLPENFGADCKLQETLNKAAELLPELWKLADSPHEAILSYRQALLLNWNLDAIITAKIQKEFAIFLLYCGGEASPPNLRSQMGSSFVPRNNIEEAILLLMMLLRKVSLKIIEWDPSILDHLTFALSVAGDLRALANQLEELLPGLIDWKERYSTLAFCYYGAGEDLVALNLLRKLLSRNEDPKCVPAFLMASKICGESPDLAEEGTSFACRALESLDAGCNQLESTARCLLGVSLSAHSKLAVSDSERVTRQSEAAQSLETAGRITRMSDPNILYHLSVENAEQRKLDTAVRYAKRLLKLEAGSNIKGWLLLARILSAQKRFLEAETVINAALDQTGKWDQGELLQTKAKLQIAQGQLKGAIETYTQLLAVLHIQRKSFGSGKKLLKSSRTAKSLELEAWHDLASVYISLSQWHDAEICLSKSKAICSYSASRCYTTGLLYEAKCLYKEALRAFGSALEIDPTHVPSLISTAVILRELGSQSYPVVRSFLMNALRLDRMNHSAWYNLGLLYKAMSTTSASLEAAECFAAAAFLEESAPVEPFR; this is encoded by the exons ATGAGAAGTAAGCATAGGATTGGAAAGCGGCGGAAGGTTGAAATTAGGCGGAAATTCGGGAAGATAATGAAGTGTCTCTGCTCCGGCGAACAGTTCGGAGCAGTAGATGAAATGGTTCCTTCATCAGATTCCCTTGCAATCAAGGATCGCTCAGATAGTGCTTGTTCTTCGAAAGCTAGTGAGGTCGGAAAGAAGCTGGATACTGGGAATATAGAAGAAGCAGAATCATCTCTGCGTGAGAGTGGTTGTTTGAACTATGAG GAAGCAAGAGCATTATTAGGAAGATATGAATATCAGAAAGGAAACATAGAAGCTGCTCTACATGTATTTGAAGGAATAGATATTGCTGCAGTGACTCCCAAGATAAAAATTACCCTTGCTAAAAGAGAACATCGTAAGAGACGTTCTCAAAATTTTGCTCCCCCACCAATGTCTATACACGCTGTCAGCTTACTCTTGGAAGCAATCTTTCTCAAAGCAAAATCGTTGCAGGATCTTGGGAGGTTTAAAg AAGCTGCTCAATCTTGCCAAGTTATCTTGGACATAGTTGAATCTTCATTACCAGAAGGCTTGCCTGAAAACTTTGGTGCTGACTGTAAATTGCAGGAGACTCTAAACAAGGCTGCTGAGTTGCTTCCAGAATTATGGAAACTTGCTGATTCTCCACATGAAGCAATCTTGTCATACCGGCAGGCACTCCTCCTTAATTGGAATCTTGATGCAATAATTACAGCTAAAATCCAAAAAGAGTTTGCCATCTTTCTTCTGTACTGTGGAGGTGAAGCAAGCCCCCCAAATCTCCGCTCCCAAATGGGCAGTTCATTTGTACCCAGAAACAATATAGAAGAGGCTATACTTCTGCTAATGATGCTATTAAGGAAAGTTTCTCTCAAGATAATTGAGTGGGATCCGTCAATCCTGGACCATCTTACGTTTGCTCTATCTGTGGCAGGGGATTTGAGGGCTTTAGCTAATCAGCTGGAAGAATTGCTTCCTGGATTAATTGACTGGAAAGAAAGGTACAGTACTTTGGCTTTCTGTTATTATGGAGCAGGGGAGGACTTGGTTGCTTTGAATTTACTTAGAAAACTGTTGAGTAGAAATGAGGATCCAAAATGTGTTCCAGCTTTCTTAATGGCTTCAAAGATTTGTGGGGAAAGCCCTGATCTTGCAGAAGAAGGGACAAGTTTTGCTTGCAGAGCCCTTGAAAGTTTGGATGCTGGATGCAATCAATTGGAAAGTACTGCCAGATGTTTATTGGGTGTCTCACTTTCAGCACATTCTAAATTAGCTGTTTCGGATTCAGAGAGGGTCACAAGACAATCTGAGGCAGCTCAGTCCCTGGAAACTGCTGGGAGAATTACTAGAATGAGTGACCCCAATATTCTTTACCATCTGAGCGTAGAAAATGCTGAGCAGAGGAAGTTGGATACTGCAGTTCGTTATGCAAAGCGATTGCTAAAACTGGAAGCTGGTTCTAATATCAAAGGGTGGCTATTGTTGGCCCGGATATTATCAGCTCAGAAACGGTTTTTGGAGGCTGAAACTGTTATTAATGCTGCACTTGATCAGACTGGAAAATGGGATCAGGGAGAACTGTTGCAGACCAAAGCTAAACTACAAATTGCTCAGGGTCAGTTAAAAGGTGCCATTGAAACGTATACTCAGCTTCTTGCTGTTCTTCACATTCAGCGTAAAAGCTTTGGTTCTGGGAAGAAGCTTCTCAAG AGCAGCAGAACTGCTAAGAGTTTGGAACTGGAAGCATGGCATGATCTTGCTTCCGTCTACATAAGCCTGTCACAGTGGCATGATGCTGAAATTTGTCTTTCCAAATCTAAGGCCATCTGTTCTTACTCTGCTTCTAGATGTTATACCACAG GTCTACTATATGAAGCAAAGTGCCTCTATAAAGAAGCTCTAAGAGCTTTTGGATCTGCTTTGGAAATAGATCCCACCCATGTCCCAAGCTTGATCTCCACAGCTGTGATTCTCAGAGAGCTCGGTAGTCAATCATATCCAGTTGTGCGAAGCTTCCTGATGAACGCATTACGGCTTGACAGAATGAATCATTCTGCATGGTATAATCTTGGCTTACTTTATAAAGCCATGAGTACTACATCGGCATCACTAGAAGCCGCAGAATGTTTTGCGGCTGCTGCATTTCTTGAAGAGTCTGCACCAGTTGAACCCTTCAGATGA
- the LOC142619938 gene encoding protein NPGR2 isoform X2, with product MRSKHRIGKRRKVEIRRKFGKIMKCLCSGEQFGAVDEMVPSSDSLAIKDRSDSACSSKASEVGKKLDTGNIEEAESSLRESGCLNYEEARALLGRYEYQKGNIEAALHVFEGIDIAAVTPKIKITLAKREHRKRRSQNFAPPPMSIHAVSLLLEAIFLKAKSLQDLGRFKEAAQSCQVILDIVESSLPEGLPENFGADCKLQETLNKAAELLPELWKLADSPHEAILSYRQALLLNWNLDAIITAKIQKEFAIFLLYCGGEASPPNLRSQMGSSFVPRNNIEEAILLLMMLLRKVSLKIIEWDPSILDHLTFALSVAGDLRALANQLEELLPGLIDWKERYSTLAFCYYGAGEDLVALNLLRKLLSRNEDPKCVPAFLMASKICGESPDLAEEGTSFACRALESLDAGCNQLESTARCLLGVSLSAHSKLAVSDSERVTRQSEAAQSLETAGRITRMSDPNILYHLSVENAEQRKLDTAVRYAKRLLKLEAGSNIKGWLLLARILSAQKRFLEAETVINAALDQTGKWDQGELLQTKAKLQIAQGQLKGAIETYTQLLAVLHIQRKSFGSGKKLLKSSRTAKSLELEAWHDLASVYISLSQWHDAEICLSKSKAICSYSASRCYTTEIH from the exons ATGAGAAGTAAGCATAGGATTGGAAAGCGGCGGAAGGTTGAAATTAGGCGGAAATTCGGGAAGATAATGAAGTGTCTCTGCTCCGGCGAACAGTTCGGAGCAGTAGATGAAATGGTTCCTTCATCAGATTCCCTTGCAATCAAGGATCGCTCAGATAGTGCTTGTTCTTCGAAAGCTAGTGAGGTCGGAAAGAAGCTGGATACTGGGAATATAGAAGAAGCAGAATCATCTCTGCGTGAGAGTGGTTGTTTGAACTATGAG GAAGCAAGAGCATTATTAGGAAGATATGAATATCAGAAAGGAAACATAGAAGCTGCTCTACATGTATTTGAAGGAATAGATATTGCTGCAGTGACTCCCAAGATAAAAATTACCCTTGCTAAAAGAGAACATCGTAAGAGACGTTCTCAAAATTTTGCTCCCCCACCAATGTCTATACACGCTGTCAGCTTACTCTTGGAAGCAATCTTTCTCAAAGCAAAATCGTTGCAGGATCTTGGGAGGTTTAAAg AAGCTGCTCAATCTTGCCAAGTTATCTTGGACATAGTTGAATCTTCATTACCAGAAGGCTTGCCTGAAAACTTTGGTGCTGACTGTAAATTGCAGGAGACTCTAAACAAGGCTGCTGAGTTGCTTCCAGAATTATGGAAACTTGCTGATTCTCCACATGAAGCAATCTTGTCATACCGGCAGGCACTCCTCCTTAATTGGAATCTTGATGCAATAATTACAGCTAAAATCCAAAAAGAGTTTGCCATCTTTCTTCTGTACTGTGGAGGTGAAGCAAGCCCCCCAAATCTCCGCTCCCAAATGGGCAGTTCATTTGTACCCAGAAACAATATAGAAGAGGCTATACTTCTGCTAATGATGCTATTAAGGAAAGTTTCTCTCAAGATAATTGAGTGGGATCCGTCAATCCTGGACCATCTTACGTTTGCTCTATCTGTGGCAGGGGATTTGAGGGCTTTAGCTAATCAGCTGGAAGAATTGCTTCCTGGATTAATTGACTGGAAAGAAAGGTACAGTACTTTGGCTTTCTGTTATTATGGAGCAGGGGAGGACTTGGTTGCTTTGAATTTACTTAGAAAACTGTTGAGTAGAAATGAGGATCCAAAATGTGTTCCAGCTTTCTTAATGGCTTCAAAGATTTGTGGGGAAAGCCCTGATCTTGCAGAAGAAGGGACAAGTTTTGCTTGCAGAGCCCTTGAAAGTTTGGATGCTGGATGCAATCAATTGGAAAGTACTGCCAGATGTTTATTGGGTGTCTCACTTTCAGCACATTCTAAATTAGCTGTTTCGGATTCAGAGAGGGTCACAAGACAATCTGAGGCAGCTCAGTCCCTGGAAACTGCTGGGAGAATTACTAGAATGAGTGACCCCAATATTCTTTACCATCTGAGCGTAGAAAATGCTGAGCAGAGGAAGTTGGATACTGCAGTTCGTTATGCAAAGCGATTGCTAAAACTGGAAGCTGGTTCTAATATCAAAGGGTGGCTATTGTTGGCCCGGATATTATCAGCTCAGAAACGGTTTTTGGAGGCTGAAACTGTTATTAATGCTGCACTTGATCAGACTGGAAAATGGGATCAGGGAGAACTGTTGCAGACCAAAGCTAAACTACAAATTGCTCAGGGTCAGTTAAAAGGTGCCATTGAAACGTATACTCAGCTTCTTGCTGTTCTTCACATTCAGCGTAAAAGCTTTGGTTCTGGGAAGAAGCTTCTCAAG AGCAGCAGAACTGCTAAGAGTTTGGAACTGGAAGCATGGCATGATCTTGCTTCCGTCTACATAAGCCTGTCACAGTGGCATGATGCTGAAATTTGTCTTTCCAAATCTAAGGCCATCTGTTCTTACTCTGCTTCTAGATGTTATACCACAG AAATTCATTGA